From a single Kitasatospora azatica KCTC 9699 genomic region:
- a CDS encoding DUF397 domain-containing protein, with amino-acid sequence MSHHSDAAATGFSFRKSSYSGGNENCVECALGLPGEIAVRDSKDPHGPALRFDQAAFTRFTSAVGSGELLKAGS; translated from the coding sequence GTGAGTCACCACTCCGATGCCGCCGCCACCGGGTTCAGCTTCCGCAAGTCGAGCTACAGCGGAGGGAACGAGAACTGCGTGGAGTGCGCCCTCGGCCTGCCTGGTGAGATCGCCGTGCGCGACAGCAAGGACCCGCACGGCCCGGCCCTCCGCTTCGACCAGGCCGCGTTCACTCGGTTCACCTCGGCCGTCGGCTCGGGCGAGCTGCTCAAGGCCGGCAGCTGA